The Trueperaceae bacterium genome has a window encoding:
- a CDS encoding BON domain-containing protein, protein MAWDDDRNRRERYERERREHRRQNVRDRDRGPFDRAGDEMRSWFGDEEAERRRRMDERERGRRRREDPYDHYERGWDPGYRYGWAGSGRAADRNFGRYRSGYFPGDFYNRGYSGFGRGFGPDFTSDYDSDLHRVGEGLVLDDDVADYAGGPHAGRGPEGYQRSNERIVEDVSERLTRHGHVDATRIRVTAEDGEVTLEGTVDSRRAKRLAEDAAESVAGVRDVHNRLRIDRDRGPG, encoded by the coding sequence ATGGCTTGGGATGACGACCGCAACCGCCGCGAGCGCTACGAGAGGGAACGGCGCGAGCACCGCCGGCAGAACGTGCGTGATCGCGATCGCGGCCCCTTCGATCGAGCCGGCGACGAGATGCGCTCCTGGTTCGGCGACGAAGAGGCAGAACGGCGCCGTCGAATGGACGAACGCGAGCGCGGCAGGCGCCGCCGAGAAGACCCCTACGACCATTACGAGCGCGGCTGGGATCCTGGCTACCGGTACGGCTGGGCCGGCTCCGGCCGGGCGGCCGACCGCAACTTCGGCCGCTACCGCAGCGGCTACTTCCCCGGTGACTTCTACAACCGCGGCTACAGCGGGTTCGGCCGCGGCTTCGGCCCCGACTTCACCTCCGACTACGACTCCGATCTACATCGGGTGGGCGAAGGACTGGTGCTCGACGACGACGTCGCCGATTACGCCGGCGGACCCCACGCGGGGCGCGGCCCGGAAGGCTACCAGCGGTCGAACGAGCGGATCGTGGAGGACGTGAGCGAGCGGCTCACCCGCCACGGCCACGTGGACGCCACGCGGATCAGGGTGACCGCCGAAGATGGCGAGGTCACCCTCGAGGGCACGGTCGACAGCCGCCGGGCCAAGCGGTTGGCAGAGGATGCTGCCGAGTCGGTCGCGGGCGTTCGTGACGTACACAACCGGCTGCGTATCGACAGGGACCGCGGACCGGGCTGA
- a CDS encoding PAS domain S-box protein → MQGSTGEERSYIESGSQDALFRVVALSAHDGIVIIDEESTILFANPSVELIFGYEPGWLVGKNLTLLMPDYLRHLHEAALERYLATGEKHLHWGGTELQGLHRNGHEVPLEVSFGETIENGRHIFTGVIRDVSERRRTERRWEAQYAIARILATGDDLEQVAADILHTICNCLDWQVGIFWRPDEEGNLIARSYWCDQALDVDSFLRATQAKPMAPGIGVPGRVAADEQPTWLTDLDLDDNFPRRSFAREAGLHAVIAFPIRMSSELVGVMEFYSPEIREPDPALLNLMKSTAVQVGQFVERRRAQLELKELNTELEQRVALRTAQLEKSTEELESFVYSVSHDLRAPLRGIDGFSQLLLDDYAARLGPSANDYLLRIRRAAGRMGNLIDDLLDLSRIAKSEVKRERVDLSELAAGLMRELSERHPERSVQAVIQPGLVATGDPQLLEIVMENLLSNSWKFTVHKEQPRIEFGAERREGENVFFVRDNGAGFDMAFAAKLFRPFQRLHSPNQFEGTGIGLTTVKRIIERHDGEIWAKGEVDGGAVFYFTLGRAGTPEPTEGAAA, encoded by the coding sequence ATGCAGGGCAGCACCGGTGAAGAACGCAGCTACATCGAGTCGGGTTCTCAGGATGCCCTCTTCCGCGTCGTAGCACTGAGTGCCCATGACGGGATCGTGATCATCGACGAAGAGAGCACCATCCTCTTCGCCAACCCGTCGGTCGAGCTGATCTTCGGTTACGAGCCTGGATGGCTCGTAGGCAAGAACCTGACCTTGCTCATGCCCGACTACCTGCGCCACCTCCATGAGGCGGCGCTCGAGCGCTACCTGGCCACCGGCGAGAAGCATCTGCACTGGGGTGGCACGGAACTGCAGGGCCTGCATCGCAACGGTCACGAGGTGCCGCTCGAGGTGAGCTTCGGCGAGACCATCGAGAACGGGCGTCACATCTTCACCGGCGTAATCAGAGACGTGAGCGAGCGCAGGCGCACCGAACGACGTTGGGAGGCGCAGTACGCGATCGCGCGGATACTGGCCACCGGAGACGACCTCGAACAGGTGGCGGCAGATATCCTTCACACGATCTGCAACTGTCTCGACTGGCAGGTGGGGATCTTCTGGAGGCCGGACGAAGAGGGCAACCTGATCGCGAGGAGCTACTGGTGCGACCAGGCCCTCGACGTCGACAGCTTCCTGAGGGCGACGCAGGCGAAGCCGATGGCGCCGGGCATAGGGGTTCCCGGCCGGGTAGCCGCCGATGAGCAGCCGACCTGGCTAACCGACCTCGACCTGGACGACAACTTCCCCCGGCGCTCCTTCGCCAGGGAAGCGGGCCTTCACGCGGTTATCGCCTTCCCGATCCGGATGTCTTCGGAACTCGTGGGCGTGATGGAGTTCTACAGCCCCGAGATCCGCGAACCGGACCCTGCGCTCCTCAACCTCATGAAGTCGACCGCCGTTCAGGTGGGCCAGTTCGTCGAACGCCGCCGTGCCCAGCTGGAGCTGAAGGAGCTGAACACCGAGCTCGAGCAGCGAGTCGCGCTGCGTACCGCCCAACTCGAGAAGTCGACGGAGGAGCTCGAGTCGTTCGTCTACTCGGTCTCCCACGACCTTCGCGCGCCGCTGCGCGGCATCGACGGCTTCAGCCAACTGCTCCTCGACGACTACGCCGCCCGGCTGGGCCCCTCTGCCAACGACTACCTGCTGCGGATCAGACGTGCTGCCGGTCGGATGGGCAACCTCATCGACGACCTGCTCGACCTGTCCCGAATCGCCAAGAGTGAGGTGAAGCGTGAGCGGGTCGACCTGAGCGAGCTGGCAGCCGGCCTGATGCGGGAGTTGAGCGAACGCCACCCGGAACGGAGTGTGCAGGCGGTGATCCAGCCCGGCCTCGTCGCCACCGGCGATCCTCAGCTCCTCGAGATCGTGATGGAGAACCTGCTCAGCAACAGCTGGAAGTTCACGGTCCACAAGGAGCAGCCGAGGATAGAGTTCGGCGCCGAACGACGGGAGGGCGAGAACGTGTTCTTCGTTCGGGACAACGGCGCCGGCTTCGATATGGCGTTCGCGGCGAAGCTGTTCCGGCCCTTCCAGCGACTGCACTCACCGAATCAGTTCGAAGGCACGGGCATCGGGCTAACGACGGTGAAGCGGATCATCGAGCGTCACGACGGCGAGATCTGGGCCAAGGGGGAGGTCGACGGGGGAGCGGTCTTCTACTTCACCCTGGGCCGCGCCGGGACACCGGAGCCGACCGAGGGAGCCGCTGCCTGA
- a CDS encoding LLM class flavin-dependent oxidoreductase yields MKVPLSVLDLVPVPAGSSAGRAFRNSIELAKLADELGYVRYWVAEHHNTESFASSATEIIIGLLARETDRIRVGSGGIMLPNHSPLKVAENFLTLEALYPGRIDLGLGRAPGTDQLTALALRRSAELLGAEDFPQQIEAIRAHAGEASFPEGHPLNKVKAGPAGVPLPPIWLLGSSTFGAQLAARLGRGYAFAFHFSPDHAVPAMRLYREGFRPSEHLEQPHAILGVSVVCASTEERADELARTHDLLWLRIRRGERGPLPTPEEAAAYRFSAEELQLVEASRRMLVWGSPEQVRERLLELARELQANELMITSHIASHEDRLESYRLLAQTFAGEPAD; encoded by the coding sequence ATGAAGGTTCCTCTGTCCGTTCTCGACCTGGTGCCGGTGCCCGCGGGCAGTTCGGCCGGCAGGGCGTTCCGAAACAGCATCGAACTGGCGAAGCTGGCAGACGAGTTGGGCTACGTCCGCTACTGGGTAGCCGAGCACCACAACACCGAGAGCTTCGCGAGTTCGGCGACGGAGATAATCATTGGCCTCCTGGCCCGCGAGACCGACCGGATCCGCGTCGGTTCCGGCGGCATCATGCTGCCGAACCACTCGCCGCTTAAGGTCGCAGAGAACTTCCTGACGCTCGAGGCGCTCTATCCCGGGCGAATCGACCTCGGGCTGGGTCGCGCGCCGGGAACCGACCAGCTGACCGCGCTGGCCCTGCGCCGGTCTGCCGAACTGCTCGGTGCCGAGGACTTCCCGCAGCAGATCGAAGCGATCAGGGCGCACGCGGGGGAAGCCTCCTTCCCGGAAGGCCATCCACTGAACAAGGTCAAGGCGGGACCGGCCGGGGTGCCCTTGCCGCCGATTTGGCTGCTCGGTTCGAGCACCTTCGGGGCGCAGCTTGCGGCCAGGCTGGGCCGAGGCTACGCCTTCGCCTTCCACTTCAGCCCCGATCATGCGGTACCGGCCATGCGCCTCTACCGGGAGGGGTTCAGGCCGTCGGAGCATCTCGAGCAGCCTCACGCGATCCTCGGGGTCTCGGTCGTATGCGCTTCGACGGAGGAGCGGGCCGATGAACTAGCCCGCACCCACGACCTGCTGTGGCTGCGCATCAGGCGCGGCGAGCGGGGCCCGCTGCCCACTCCGGAAGAGGCTGCCGCCTATCGGTTCTCGGCAGAGGAACTGCAACTCGTGGAAGCGTCGCGGCGGATGCTGGTTTGGGGCTCACCGGAGCAGGTTCGCGAGCGGTTGCTCGAACTGGCGCGCGAGCTGCAGGCCAACGAGTTGATGATCACCTCGCACATCGCCTCGCACGAGGACCGTCTCGAGTCGTACCGGTTGCTGGCCCAGACGTTCGCCGGGGAGCCGGCCGACTGA